AGCTGGACGAATCCACCGAGCGCGCCAAGGCCGACATCGGCGTGGCGCTGCAGAACCGCAACCAGCTGATCCCCAACCTGGTGGCCACCGTCAAGGGCGCCGCCGAGTTCGAGCGGGGCACGTTCAGCGACGTGGCGGCGGCCCGGGCGGGGCAGCAGCGCATTGCCGGCACCGAGCAGCAGCTGAACCAGTCGCGCCAGCAGCTTTCGCAGGCCGTGCAGGGGGGCAACGTCAAGCAGATCGAGGCGGCCGACGCGGCGGTCACACGCAGCATCGGCACGTACCTGAACATCGCGGTCGAGGCGTATCCGCAGCTGCGCGCCACGCAGAACTTCCAGGCGCTGCAGGACCAGCTGGCGGAGAGCGAAAACCAGATCGCCGTGGCCCGGCGCGACTACAACCAGTCGGTGCAGACGTACAACACGTACATCCGCAAGTTTCCCACGGTGATCACGGCGCGGATGAGCGGCGCGCAGCGCAAGGAGCCCTACACGGCCCCCGCCAACGCCGACCAGACGCCCACGGTGGATTTCGGCGCCGGCAAGTAACGGCGCACGCGGGCGGATGGAGCCAGCGGGGGAACGCCTCCGCTGGCTCCTCGTGCATTCGGCGGCGGGTGGGTGACACCGGTGAGTTGCCGAGGGCCCGGCACCGCCATTGTCATCCAGAGGCGCAGGCGCACCGTACCAGCCGGCACGCCTAGCCTTGCGCGCCGAAGGATCTAGCCGCGGACACGAACAGGCTGGGCGCGGCAGCGGTCACCCAGTCAGAGGCCTCGGCTCCGCTGGGGCGAATGAATTCGCGGCAACCACGGCCCGAAGTCCGCCTTCGCGGACTGCAGGCGTAGCTCTTCGCGCGCGCACACCTACGCGCTGGCGCAGGGGTTGCAACCTGCCGGCCCGATTGCGCCCGCCGCATGGGGGGCCAAAGCATCTGCAAGAGAAGATCAGGCGAATCGGAGCATGAGTGTTTCCATCCTGTCGCGCGTGGCGGTTCCGCTCGCGACGGTGCTGCTGGCCGGCTGCTCGGCGTTCGGCGTGCCCAGGGCCGAGCGCCCCGCGCCCGAAGACCCGCGCGTTGCCGCGCCCCCGCCCGACCAGCCGGCGGTGCGGCGGGACCTGAAGTACGTCGTGGTGGACGTGGACGCGAACGAGCTGCGCTTCATGGACGGCGAGCGGGTGCTGTGGAAGGCACCGGTGGGCACGGGAACGGGGTTCCGGCTGACGACGGGGAGCCGCGAGTACCAGTTCAACACGCCCAGCGGCACCATGTACGTGCAGTTCAAGGAGCAGAACCCCACCTGGTTCATCCCGGACTGGTGGTTCGTCGAGAACAAGCGGCCGGTGCCCCCCCTGGACTCGCCCGAGCGGCGGCAGGAGGGCGGCCTTGGCGCCGCGGCGGTGTACCTG
This region of Longimicrobium sp. genomic DNA includes:
- a CDS encoding LemA family protein; this translates as MRVMKTAMVLGLALSLGGCGYNRIQELDESTERAKADIGVALQNRNQLIPNLVATVKGAAEFERGTFSDVAAARAGQQRIAGTEQQLNQSRQQLSQAVQGGNVKQIEAADAAVTRSIGTYLNIAVEAYPQLRATQNFQALQDQLAESENQIAVARRDYNQSVQTYNTYIRKFPTVITARMSGAQRKEPYTAPANADQTPTVDFGAGK
- a CDS encoding L,D-transpeptidase family protein, with the protein product MSVSILSRVAVPLATVLLAGCSAFGVPRAERPAPEDPRVAAPPPDQPAVRRDLKYVVVDVDANELRFMDGERVLWKAPVGTGTGFRLTTGSREYQFNTPSGTMYVQFKEQNPTWFIPDWWFVENKRPVPPLDSPERRQEGGLGAAAVYLGNELAIHGTDKPELLGRRVSHGCIRLSNANALRLYHNVQVGTPVVIVGTAPVLGEQPDSVAAYTRAARRTRPAPNPLARVSTANLLARLDRELAASSDTASAWAY